A genomic region of Nostoc sp. UHCC 0702 contains the following coding sequences:
- a CDS encoding HlyC/CorC family transporter translates to MSGFPSIIWTDVGLRLLSVLLLIAINAFFVTAEFSLVTVRRSRIHQLVKAGDIPAIAVEGLQRSIDRLLSTTQLGITLSSLALGWIGENSIVVLVNAWLKSLPLPAGWNNLSAHSLSIPIAFFLIAYLQIVLGELCPKSVAMLYSEQLARFLGPSVKAIVRFFRPFIWILNQSTRWLLRLFGIEYTGQSWRPPVTPEELQLIISTERESTGLQLSERELLNNIFEFGDVTAQDVMIPRTSITALSRDASFQTLLQEMTSTGHSRYPIIGESLDDIRGIVYFKDLAQPLALGKLTPETQIKPWIRPARFVPEHTPLSELLPMMQQEKPAMVMVVNEFGATVGLVTLQDVIAEIIGNAGESESADDLLIQMLDKQTFLVQAQINLEDLNEVLHLNLPLTKEYQTLGGFLLYQFQKMPAKGETFTYENIKFTVVSVVGPRLHQIQLQRLEDRGIGG, encoded by the coding sequence GCTACTGCTGATTGCGATCAATGCTTTTTTTGTCACAGCAGAATTTTCGCTGGTGACGGTGCGGCGATCGCGTATTCACCAACTTGTCAAGGCTGGTGACATTCCGGCGATCGCTGTTGAGGGATTGCAACGCAGTATCGATAGACTGCTATCTACCACCCAGTTAGGCATCACTCTTTCTAGTTTGGCGCTGGGATGGATTGGAGAAAATTCTATTGTTGTGTTGGTAAATGCATGGCTCAAATCTTTGCCTCTTCCAGCAGGGTGGAATAATTTGAGCGCTCATTCGCTATCAATTCCCATCGCCTTTTTTTTGATAGCTTATCTGCAAATTGTTTTAGGAGAGCTGTGTCCCAAATCAGTGGCTATGCTGTACTCAGAACAGCTGGCGCGGTTTTTGGGGCCTTCAGTCAAAGCGATCGTCCGCTTTTTCCGTCCCTTCATCTGGATTCTCAACCAATCAACCCGTTGGTTGTTGCGACTTTTTGGCATTGAATACACAGGCCAAAGTTGGAGGCCACCTGTGACTCCTGAGGAGTTGCAGCTAATTATCTCTACCGAACGCGAATCTACAGGTTTACAGCTTTCAGAGCGAGAACTGCTCAATAACATCTTTGAGTTTGGGGATGTCACAGCCCAAGATGTGATGATTCCCCGCACCAGTATTACAGCTTTGTCTAGAGACGCTTCTTTTCAGACCTTACTCCAGGAAATGACATCTACTGGTCACTCCCGCTATCCCATCATTGGAGAATCTTTAGACGACATTCGCGGCATTGTTTACTTCAAAGATTTAGCACAACCCTTAGCTTTAGGAAAGCTAACCCCAGAAACACAAATCAAACCTTGGATACGTCCGGCTCGGTTTGTACCAGAACACACGCCCTTAAGTGAACTCTTGCCGATGATGCAGCAAGAGAAACCCGCTATGGTGATGGTAGTGAATGAATTTGGCGCTACTGTTGGACTGGTAACGCTCCAGGATGTGATAGCCGAAATTATTGGCAATGCAGGCGAATCTGAGAGCGCTGATGATTTACTCATCCAGATGTTAGACAAACAAACATTTTTGGTGCAAGCCCAGATTAATCTAGAAGACCTCAACGAGGTTTTGCATCTTAATTTGCCTCTCACGAAGGAATATCAAACGCTGGGAGGTTTTTTGCTGTACCAATTCCAGAAAATGCCCGCCAAAGGCGAAACCTTTACCTATGAAAATATCAAATTCACAGTTGTTTCAGTCGTCGGGCCACGGCTGCATCAAATCCAACTGCAACGATTGGAGGATAGGGGGATAGGGGGATAG
- the queC gene encoding 7-cyano-7-deazaguanine synthase QueC — protein MKAVILLSGGLDSSTVLYQAKTDGHECHTICFDYQQRHRRELQSAFSVAQKAGVVQHQVVNFDLRQWGGSALTDDAIALPQERSLDQMSQNIPVTYVPARNTIFLSFALGYAEAIAAERVYIGVNALDYSGYPDCRPDYIQAMQEVFRLGTKQGREGKPITIVTPLINLKKTEIIQLGNQLGVPWELTWSCYAGGDVACGVCDSCRLRLAAFSELGLIDPLVYREMG, from the coding sequence ATGAAAGCTGTAATTCTGTTATCTGGCGGATTGGACTCTTCTACAGTTTTATATCAAGCAAAAACTGATGGTCATGAGTGCCACACCATTTGTTTTGATTATCAGCAGCGACACCGCAGAGAGTTACAGTCAGCTTTCTCAGTCGCACAAAAAGCTGGGGTGGTACAACATCAGGTAGTTAATTTTGACTTACGCCAATGGGGTGGTTCAGCACTTACAGATGATGCGATCGCTCTACCTCAAGAGCGTTCCTTAGATCAAATGTCGCAAAATATTCCTGTGACCTACGTGCCTGCACGCAATACCATCTTTTTAAGCTTTGCTCTGGGCTACGCCGAAGCGATCGCTGCTGAGCGTGTCTATATTGGCGTTAATGCCTTAGATTACTCTGGATATCCAGATTGCCGTCCCGACTATATCCAGGCGATGCAAGAAGTTTTCCGGCTAGGAACCAAACAAGGACGCGAGGGTAAACCCATTACCATTGTTACACCTCTAATTAACCTGAAAAAAACCGAAATTATCCAACTTGGCAACCAATTAGGAGTCCCTTGGGAGCTAACTTGGTCTTGTTATGCTGGCGGGGATGTTGCTTGCGGTGTGTGTGATTCTTGTCGCTTGCGACTTGCAGCTTTTAGTGAATTGGGACTGATTGATCCACTGGTTTATAGGGAGATGGGGTGA
- a CDS encoding Gfo/Idh/MocA family oxidoreductase — MQNSMSVAEPNSYTQRNQPRPIRIGVIGVGNMGQHHVRVLSSMKDVELVGVADINVERGLETASKYKVRFFEDYCDLLPHVEAVCVAVPTRLHYAVGINCLLAGIHVLIEKPIAASISEAESLVNAAAESQCILQVGHIERFNPAFRELSQVLKTEELLALEAHRMSPYSDRANDVSVVLDLMIHDIDLLLELAASPVVKLTASGTRALDSGYLDYVTATLGFANGIVATLTASKVTHRKIRRIVAHCKNSFTEADFLKNEILIHRQTNANSLTDHRQVLYRQDGLIEKVYTSNIQPLSAELEHFVNCVHGGNQPSVGGEQALKALRLASLIEQMALEERVWNPLDWQTEPRVQSLTPTV, encoded by the coding sequence GTGCAAAATAGCATGTCAGTGGCAGAACCAAATTCATATACACAGCGCAATCAACCAAGACCGATTCGCATAGGCGTGATCGGAGTGGGTAACATGGGACAACATCATGTCCGCGTATTGAGTTCAATGAAAGATGTTGAACTGGTTGGCGTGGCAGATATTAATGTCGAACGAGGCTTAGAAACCGCCAGCAAATACAAGGTGCGTTTTTTTGAAGATTACTGTGACCTACTGCCCCATGTAGAAGCAGTTTGCGTCGCTGTTCCCACACGGCTGCATTATGCTGTGGGTATTAACTGTCTATTGGCAGGAATTCATGTTTTGATTGAAAAGCCGATTGCTGCCAGTATTTCAGAGGCAGAATCGCTAGTAAATGCTGCGGCTGAGTCTCAATGCATCCTACAAGTAGGTCACATTGAGCGCTTCAATCCCGCATTTAGGGAATTGAGCCAAGTGCTAAAAACTGAGGAACTTCTGGCGCTAGAAGCTCACCGGATGAGTCCTTACTCGGATCGAGCGAACGATGTTTCGGTTGTACTGGATTTAATGATCCATGACATTGATTTGCTGCTGGAATTAGCCGCCTCTCCAGTAGTGAAATTGACAGCAAGCGGTACTCGTGCGTTGGACTCCGGTTATTTGGATTATGTGACTGCTACCTTGGGGTTTGCCAATGGCATTGTTGCTACTTTAACTGCCAGCAAAGTCACTCATCGGAAAATCCGTCGCATTGTTGCTCATTGTAAAAATTCCTTTACTGAGGCAGATTTTCTTAAGAATGAGATTTTGATTCATCGACAAACAAATGCTAACTCTTTGACCGACCATCGACAAGTGCTTTACAGGCAGGATGGTTTGATTGAGAAAGTCTATACCAGCAACATTCAACCCCTGAGTGCAGAATTAGAACATTTTGTCAACTGCGTACATGGTGGCAATCAACCTTCTGTAGGTGGTGAACAAGCTCTTAAAGCGCTGAGATTGGCAAGTTTAATTGAGCAGATGGCTTTGGAAGAGCGGGTTTGGAACCCATTAGACTGGCAAACTGAACCAAGAGTGCAATCATTGACCCCGACAGTCTAG
- a CDS encoding alpha/beta hydrolase: MGTGDWGLGNRKIFPHAQLPITNYQLPITNYQLPIPNSQFPIPNT; encoded by the coding sequence TTGGGGACTGGTGACTGGGGACTGGGGAATAGGAAAATCTTTCCCCATGCCCAATTACCAATTACCAATTACCAATTACCAATTACCAATTACCAATTACCAATTCCCAATTCCCAATTCCCAATCCCCAACACATAA
- a CDS encoding DedA family protein produces the protein MLEWITNTIQIWNYWGIALLMFLENLFPPIPSELIMPLAGFTASPYQPGGAKLNVFGVFFAGLLGSVLGALIWYYPGKFLSESRLKALADKYGKWISISSKDITKATRWFNSQGRKAVLLGRLVPGIRTVISVPAGISNMPLVPFLFYTTLGSAAWVGLLTYSGYVLGSQYELVDKYLAPVSKIVLGILVLAFVGWILKRRRKRPKS, from the coding sequence ATGCTCGAATGGATAACTAATACCATCCAAATCTGGAATTATTGGGGAATTGCTCTGTTGATGTTTTTAGAGAACCTCTTCCCCCCTATTCCTTCAGAATTGATCATGCCACTGGCAGGATTTACAGCAAGTCCATATCAACCAGGAGGGGCAAAGCTCAACGTTTTTGGCGTATTTTTTGCTGGGCTTTTGGGTTCTGTACTAGGCGCACTCATCTGGTACTATCCAGGTAAGTTTTTGAGCGAAAGCCGCTTAAAAGCTTTGGCTGATAAATATGGCAAATGGATATCTATATCTAGCAAAGACATAACTAAAGCCACACGCTGGTTTAACTCTCAAGGTAGAAAAGCGGTTCTCCTTGGTCGCCTTGTCCCAGGAATCCGTACCGTAATTTCCGTACCTGCGGGCATTAGCAATATGCCTTTAGTACCATTTCTATTTTATACAACTTTGGGTAGCGCTGCTTGGGTAGGTTTGTTAACATACTCAGGGTACGTATTGGGTAGCCAGTATGAACTTGTGGACAAGTACCTAGCCCCTGTATCTAAAATCGTGCTTGGGATTTTGGTTCTCGCATTTGTTGGCTGGATACTCAAACGTCGGCGAAAACGCCCTAAAAGCTGA
- a CDS encoding ParM/StbA family protein — protein sequence MTDQPSAATPMNAAAIPLNRVSASTPINTTAIKPAGNLSKSILSVDLGRTSTKTCVSREPSSVVFVPANVKKMSIEQVRGGVFEARATDPLMDLWLEYQGNGYAVGQLAADFGANLGVGQSKVEDALIKVLGSAGYFKLKDDISVVLGLPFLSLEQFEKEKAQLISQVTGPHVLNFRGESLSLNVTKVWVMPEGYGSLLWSEAQPKKGPNSPDFTKISVAIVDIGHQTIDFLMVDNFRFARGASKSEDFGMNKFYELVAAEIEGADSQSLALISAVNKIKGERFYRPKGVSKPTNLDDFLPNLTEQFSREICNRVLAWLPERVTDVVLTGGGGEFFWEDLQRLLKDAQINAHLAAPSRQANTLGQYIYGEAQLSAARAARA from the coding sequence ATGACAGACCAACCTTCCGCCGCTACCCCAATGAATGCCGCTGCTATACCTCTAAATAGAGTCTCAGCGTCTACCCCTATCAACACTACTGCTATTAAGCCTGCTGGCAATTTGAGCAAATCCATTCTCAGTGTTGATTTAGGCAGAACTTCCACAAAGACTTGCGTCAGCCGCGAACCAAGTAGTGTGGTGTTTGTACCTGCCAATGTGAAGAAAATGTCCATCGAACAGGTACGCGGTGGAGTTTTTGAAGCTCGCGCTACTGACCCATTAATGGATCTGTGGTTGGAGTATCAAGGCAATGGCTACGCTGTTGGTCAACTAGCAGCAGATTTTGGGGCGAATTTAGGAGTCGGCCAATCTAAGGTAGAAGATGCACTAATCAAAGTGTTGGGGAGTGCCGGCTACTTCAAACTCAAAGATGATATTTCAGTCGTACTAGGTCTACCTTTCCTCTCCTTAGAGCAATTTGAAAAGGAAAAAGCACAGCTGATTAGCCAGGTAACTGGCCCTCATGTGTTAAACTTCCGAGGTGAATCTTTATCACTGAACGTAACTAAGGTTTGGGTGATGCCAGAAGGCTATGGCAGTCTTTTATGGTCTGAAGCTCAACCTAAAAAAGGCCCGAATAGTCCCGACTTTACAAAAATATCGGTGGCAATTGTAGATATCGGACATCAAACAATTGACTTTTTGATGGTGGATAACTTCCGCTTTGCACGAGGTGCTTCTAAGAGTGAAGACTTCGGTATGAACAAGTTTTATGAACTAGTGGCCGCAGAAATCGAGGGAGCAGATAGCCAATCTTTAGCATTGATTTCTGCTGTCAACAAAATCAAGGGTGAACGCTTCTACCGTCCCAAAGGCGTTAGCAAGCCTACCAACCTTGATGACTTTCTTCCCAACCTCACAGAGCAGTTTTCTCGCGAAATTTGTAACCGTGTGCTAGCCTGGTTGCCAGAGCGCGTTACCGATGTGGTTCTCACTGGTGGTGGTGGTGAATTCTTTTGGGAAGACTTGCAACGTCTGCTTAAGGACGCTCAAATTAATGCCCATTTAGCCGCACCTTCTCGGCAGGCTAATACTTTGGGGCAGTATATTTATGGAGAGGCGCAATTGTCCGCCGCTCGCGCTGCTAGGGCATAA
- a CDS encoding plasmid segregation centromere-binding protein ParR gives MFQWSKKVVKSVTFNPGVADESLLAVVESHLEQQPDKTFSDLCKEALWQSLCVPESVKPAPKMTMPESVEQKIEQLQRQVADLEERFFAKGTNRLEAMERHILQLTQQMAHLAIMVNERSIIQPPTTSAPAMEAVNNTYVADPVEEVDPVISRLSQFLDDF, from the coding sequence ATGTTCCAATGGTCAAAAAAGGTAGTTAAATCGGTCACGTTCAACCCCGGAGTTGCGGATGAAAGCTTGTTAGCGGTTGTAGAAAGCCATTTGGAGCAACAACCAGACAAAACTTTCAGCGACCTCTGTAAAGAAGCCCTATGGCAATCTTTATGTGTACCGGAATCTGTAAAACCTGCGCCCAAAATGACGATGCCAGAGTCGGTTGAACAAAAAATCGAACAACTGCAACGTCAAGTGGCTGACCTAGAGGAACGTTTTTTTGCTAAGGGAACTAATCGTTTGGAGGCGATGGAACGCCATATTTTGCAATTGACGCAACAAATGGCCCATCTGGCAATTATGGTCAATGAGCGCTCCATCATTCAGCCTCCAACGACATCAGCACCAGCAATGGAAGCAGTCAATAATACTTACGTTGCTGACCCTGTGGAAGAGGTTGACCCAGTCATCAGCCGCCTAAGTCAGTTTCTTGATGACTTTTAA
- a CDS encoding DUF4082 domain-containing protein — MQYTKWQKPRSIAQTISTFLLVGFSSTYFHLQLASACTQVYSLWSDSDRPTFVDSDDKPVELGVKFRTDVDGEITAIRFYRAVPIDSGYTVSLWSATGQLLRSGVAVEGQSPTPGWQTIDLYPPVPIKANQFYTASYYASKGRYTVTENFFTNTGVDNGPLHALRDGEHGTSGVYTYSLGGGFPTQSYHGSNYWVDVKFKTTSNDH; from the coding sequence ATGCAATATACCAAGTGGCAGAAACCCCGTAGTATCGCGCAGACTATTAGTACTTTTTTACTAGTGGGATTTTCGTCTACTTACTTCCATCTACAGTTGGCATCAGCGTGTACGCAAGTTTACTCGCTTTGGTCTGACTCTGATAGACCCACTTTTGTGGACAGTGATGACAAGCCTGTAGAACTAGGGGTGAAGTTCCGTACTGATGTGGACGGGGAGATTACCGCCATCCGATTCTACCGAGCCGTGCCGATTGATAGTGGCTACACGGTTAGCTTATGGAGTGCAACAGGTCAATTGCTACGTTCAGGAGTAGCCGTCGAAGGACAAAGTCCAACTCCAGGCTGGCAAACAATCGACCTCTATCCACCAGTCCCTATCAAAGCAAACCAATTCTATACTGCCTCCTACTATGCAAGTAAGGGAAGGTACACAGTAACCGAAAACTTTTTCACTAACACTGGGGTTGATAACGGCCCACTGCACGCACTGCGAGATGGTGAACACGGCACTAGTGGTGTATACACTTACAGCCTCGGAGGTGGCTTCCCGACACAGTCCTATCATGGTAGTAATTACTGGGTTGATGTCAAGTTTAAAACTACCTCTAATGATCATTAG